One Grus americana isolate bGruAme1 chromosome Z, bGruAme1.mat, whole genome shotgun sequence DNA window includes the following coding sequences:
- the SV2C gene encoding synaptic vesicle glycoprotein 2C isoform X2, with protein MILKQIHDTNMRARGQPEKVFTVNRIKTPKQIDELIEIESDTGTWYRRCFVRIRTELYGIWLTFMRCFNYPVKDNTIKLTAVWFTLSFGYYGLSVWFPDVIKHLQSDEYASRVKHFRNEEVSHFVFNFTLENQIHSNGEYINDRFIMMKFKSVTFEDSLFKNCVFEDITSLNTYFRNCTFVNTTFYNTDLEPYKFVDSKLINCTFFHIRTGCQISFDDDYSAYWIYFVNFLGTLAVLPGNIVSALLMDRIGRLTMLGGSMVLSGISCFFLWFGTSESMMIGMLCLYNGLTISAWNSLDVITVELYPTDRRATGFGFLNALCKAAAVLGNLIFGSLVGITKAIPILLASTVLVCGGLVGLRLPDTRTQVLM; from the exons gTTAACAGAATCAAAACTCCAAAGCAGATAGACGAGCTCATAGAAATAGAGAGCGATACGGGAACTTGGTACAGGAGGTGTTTTGTTAGAATTCGCACAGAGCTATATGGT ATTTGGTTGACATTTATGAGATGCTTCAACTACCCGGTGAAGGATAATACAATCAAACTTACAGCTGTATGGTTCACCCTATCTTTTGG cTATTACGGCTTATCTGTCTGGTTCCCTGATGTCATTAAACATCTGCAGTCAGATGAGTATGCGTCCAGAGTGAAACATTTCCGCAATGAGGAGGTTTCACATTTCGTCTTCAACTTCACACTGGAAAATCAGATTCACAGCAATGGAGAATACATCAATGACAG GTTTATTATGATGAAATTTAAATCAGTAACCTTTGAAGATTCACTTTTTAAGAACTGTGTGTTTGAAGACATTACTTCACTGAATACCTACTTCAGGAACTGTACTTTCGTGAATACCACCTTCTACAACACAG ATCTCGAGCCATATAAATTTGTTGACAGCAAATTGATAAATTGCACATTTTTCCACATCAGGACAGGGTGCCAGATTTCTTTCGATGACGACTACAGTGCCTACTGGATTTACTTTGTTAATTTCCTGGGAACTTTGGCAGTGTTACCAGGGAATATTGTGTCCGCTCTCCTGATGGACAGAATTGGACGGTTAACGATGCTAG GTGGTTCCATGGTTCTCTCTGGCATcagctgttttttcctctggtttggGACCAGTGAATCCATGATGATAGGTATGCTGTGCCTCTACAACGGTCTCACCATCTCAGCGTGGAACTCTCTAGATGTCATTACTGTGGAGCTGTATCCTACAGACAGAAG GGCAACAGGCTTTGGCTTTTTGAATGCACtatgcaaagcagcagctgtacTTGGAAACTTAATATTCGGTTCCCTTGTTGGTATCACCAAAGCCATCCCTATTCTCCTTGCTTCTACTGTTCTAGTATGTGGAGGTCTGGTAGGACTTCGGCTTCCTGACACAAGAACCCAGGTGTTGATGTAA